In Chaetodon auriga isolate fChaAug3 chromosome 7, fChaAug3.hap1, whole genome shotgun sequence, a genomic segment contains:
- the sae1 gene encoding SUMO-activating enzyme subunit 1, with translation MIDMIEKEDPVISEEEAAQYDRQIRLWGLDAQKRLRGSRVLLVGLGGLGAEVAKNLILAGVKGLTMLDHEQVSEESCRAQFLVPVTAQGKNRAQASLERAQNLNPMVEVHADPGRVEDKPDDFFLQFDAVCLTGCSRDLMVRVDQLCSQRNIKVFCGDVHGYYGSMFCNLGQEHHYVEEKPKLVKPTENSNDGPEVKKARIDPNETTMVKKTASFCSLKEALEVDWTSEKAKAGLKRTPVDYFLLQVLLKFRTDKGRDPDPKSFAEDSQLLRQIRDDVLVALAVSADLLSDDFISYCFSEMSPVCAVVGGVLGQEVVKALSQRDAPHRNFFFFDGRKGSGVVDYFGPK, from the exons ATGATCGATATGATTGAGAAGGAGGACCCGGTCATCAGCGAGGAGGAGGCGGCGCAGTACGACCGCCAGATCCGATTGTGGGGGCTAGATGCCCAGAAGAG gTTACGAGGGTCCCGTGTGCTCCTGGTAGGTTTAGGTGGTCTGGGGGCAGAAGTGGCCAAGAACTTAATCCTGGCTGGAGTTAAAGGACTCACTATGCTGGATCATGAACAG GTGTCGGAGGAGTCGTGTCGAGCTCAGTTCCTGGTTCCGGTGACGGCTCAGGGGAAGAACCGAGCCCAGGCCTCGCTGGAGCGAGCGCAGAACCTCAACCCGATGGTGGAGGTCCACGCAGACCCAGGGAGAGTCGAAGACAAACCAGATGACTTCTTTCTGCAGTTTGATGCG GTGTGTCTGACAGGCTGCTCCAGGGACCTGATGGTGCGGGTCGACCAGCTCTGTTCTCAGCGCAACATCAAAGTCTTCTGTGGGGACGTCCATGGTTACTACGGCAGCATGTTCTGCAACCTGGGACAGGAGCACCACTACGTTGA GGAGAAACCAAAACTGGTGAAACCAACTGAAAACTCTAACGACGGTCCTGAAGTGAAGAAAGCCAGAATCGACCCCAACGAGACTACCATGGTGAAAAAG ACGGCCAGTTTCTGCTCCCTGAAGGAGGCTCTGGAGGTGGACTGGACGAGCGAGAAGGCCAAAGCGGGTCTGAAACGAACTCCAGTGGACTACTTCCTGCTTCAGG TTCTGTTGAAGTTCCGCACTGACAAAGGTCGTGACCCCGACCCAAAATCCTTTGCTGAAGACAGTCAGCTGCTGAGACAGATCCGCGATGACGTCCTCGTGGCCTTGGCAGTGAGCGCCGACCTTCTGAGCGATGACTTCATCAG CTACTGCTTCTCTGAGATGTCTCCAGTGTGCGCTGTCGTGGGAGGAGTCCTGGGACAGGAAGTTGTCAAG gCTCTCTCCCAAAGAGACGCTCCTCACCggaacttcttcttcttcgacGGTCGTAAAGGCAGCGGCGTGGTGGACTACTTCGGACCCAAATAA